The genomic region AAAATACACATAGAGCCCTAACATTCCCAAAGAGATTGGCCAAATCTGATATGAGAATGTCAAGTTAACGCCATTGAATTCCAAACTCTGGGTTTGTGCAGTCTCCTGGACTAGTCTTCACAAAACTTGCAGTACCTTAAACAAATGTATGCcaaatgaaacaaaacaaaaggtaGCTTGAAGTTAACTCATGAGACAATGTTTCTATGAAATTAGATTGCTTCTTTCAATTCAGTTATGACTCTACACTCACAGTGAACAGTGAACTTTTCaggaaaactcagaatttctgCAAAACAACTCCTTCTCATTCATGCCAAACTTCATCATTACATCCAAAATCGATAAAAAAGGACTTAAAATATACCCCTAACTGTCCCAACCAAAATTTGAGTTGGTTGAACGTTAGAAGGCAACTAATCCAAGTTGTCATCAAGTTGTAATGAACACATGTTTACAACTTTGCACAATTATGAGATGTCTTAACAATTGTCACTACAAAATCACTCAAAATAACCTATTAGGCTCAGAAGACTCCTAAGACTCCTCTATCCTCTAGTAGGCATAGATGAAAGTGTGTGAGTCTCATGACCACAAGTGGTTCTATGAGTACATGACCTCAAAGGTGGCCATTTGACCTCATGGCCTTATCACAAATAGTGAAAAGAACAAAACGACAAAATGAACACCAAGTGAACCTTGAAACCTATCAAGGGATCCTTAGATCAAACTTGGAGTCTATAGggaggggtgctcttgcaccatactccccgggacAAATAAAACTCAAGTCCCTTAAGTAACCAAATGTTGCAAACTAGTTCCATGCTTCAAAATGTCTGCTTCAGTCATACAAGTAGCCTTGGACTCAGGTAGACCGGTCCATTTAAATAGGCAATCCTTGTTGGTGCCTCTCCTCATTTGTTTGATCACCTTACTGACCAAAATACATTCCAATTGAATCAATTGACTAGGGGGTAAATCTTGAACCCAGTCTGCGTTAGGTTCTACATCCTCGGTCAAATGGTCTCCATTTGTACCCAAAGGTTCTTTATAAGGAAAAAGAtctgagacattgaagatgggtggGATCCGCAAATCGGGTGGTAACTCAATCTCATAAGCATTTGGTCCAAATTTATGGACAATCCTGCAAGGTCCTATTttattcatcatcaacttggtagGCTGTCCTTTTGGAAATATCTCCTTCTTGAGGAAAGCCATAACCAAGTCTCCCTCCTTGTATTGAACATCCCTCCTTTTAAGGTTTGCCCTATCCTTGTACTTTGCAACACTATGTTCCAAAGTGGCCTTCACTTGGTCATTTATCTCCTTTATGATAGTGGCAAAATCTTCTCCCTGAGCACTTCTCCTATCTAATCCTTGAAGGtctctaagctccaacacaccCCTAGAGTGGAAGCCATAAACCACTTCAAATGGACTTCTCTTTGTGCTTCAGTTAACAAAATCATTGAAAGAAAACTCTGTCTGACTGATGACCAAGTCCCATGCCAtgccatgttgtttggtgagacatctgaggAGGTTCCCTAAGGACTGATTAACAACTTCAGTCTTGTTACCCTCCATATTTTTGCTTGCACTTTGTCTCCCGCGTCCTTAAAATAAGGAGTGTTCATTTAGTCAGGGCTTGTGTAAGTCTTGGTTTTTGTCTTATTGAAGTTTTACTTGAATTGAACTTGTCGGTTGAACCTTTGCAAAGTTCAAAGTTCGAGTTCAATCGGAGCGGGTTGTATTGCAACTTTAGTTTTTATGAGTGTAaggtctttgtaatttttggtcattgaacttgaactttgaaccttctttggtccaaggttcaaggttcaaaggttcaatggACAACTAAATATCAAGAAAAAGTGAtaaatgaagcatattgtgggcaaagtctataattttgaaccttctaattgaaccccacaggttcaaggtcaaagttcaaggttcacagGTTCAAGGAGTTTGCAGGTTcagagtgtgtgagttcaaaatttaGCGAGttcaataatccaataacattggcatgtatattgtttGTAGTTTTCAATGCAACCTATAACCACTAAAATTTTGAGTCTTTATTTTTAGACAAAAAAATCAGTCTCTATGCGGGGGGAATAACTATCAATTAAACTGTTGGATCGTGCtgaattttttatatgttttagaaaacctagttttcaaaATCCTCACTAGAGTGATTGGAAAACTATTATTGTGTTCAAAAGTTATTGTTCTCTGAGTACGAGTCTATAAACAATTCGAAGAAAAagattattatgagaagctcacggTGGGGACTCTTTTGAAATGAAGATCCAGATAATAATTTATCCTGGAGATATAAAAATATGTCCACATGTCAACACATAACtagatgtgtttaatttaaattttctacaaatatttcttagaaaggaatggaggataaaagatttgaagctaaAAAAATAAGAGTTGTGgggaagaagataaaagataaaagataaaagattaattaataatcttttcaagaatcagttattgataactgaaagtctctttaaaaaaagagagaggctatatatatgtaatgaaagaaaagagtagggcttctttttttttctttggcTGCTGTAAAAAAAAGGGGGCAGCGTTGTTTTCTGGACTGCACAGTTTTATTTTTCAGAAGCGTCGAGTCTGTGAGCCCACATTTTGacattgatggaatgaagaagattttgttgatctatgcatttgtcaatattttcttttgattacaatgagatttGTTTAtcttgtgattacctttcattTCCTTTTCTGTTACATTAAACTTtgtatgcatttaattctgaaaatttgatttcagaaataatttgtatgttggaaaAAAATCTACTATTAGCTCTTTGTCTGGGTATTCAGATCCCCCTTGttctttgaggcatgagagagacttgaTCAGAGTCTAGAGAATTTTGATCTATTGGAAATGGTATTTTCATGGGTGTGGGTAATTACactgtgttttacttatcttcattcacttcattataaatttgTTTTTCGCATCTACTTTCTTGGTTATGGGTAGATGCtagttttcctttattgctttctggttaaaagcatattcagaaaatatacattttatccaacgaagggagttgtaccttcatatcaaaatttagaGCTCACACTTGCACTTATGattgcaagtgactcaattgtTGGTTCTTTTGTTCTCTTTCAATTTGAgcatttatgagtcatttttgaaaggtatttaagaaggacaaatatgttaaccaatagatttttggcgactccgctgggaaaatcgaaaaaaaaaagatCAATCCTTTCCTTCCTCAAGTTTTAAAGACATCTCTATGTGCAAGGAGATTGGCAACTCTGTTGCAAAACTATGCAAAATCAAACACATAGAAGAAATGGGAGAAGACCACCTACCATTACAAAAATTCTTGAGATGGATGATAAAGTGTTGCATGACTTTTGGGATCGCTGCAAAGAAAGTATTACTGAAgctgtaaaaacaaagaaaagtatggaAGATGACCATGTATTTGCACTCTTATGGATGAGCCTGTGCGCTCAGTTTCACAAGTTGAAAGAGCTAGAAGAAAGAACAAATTTTTTGCATGCACATGAAGAGAGAATATCACAACTTAAAGAAGAATTAAGAGTTGATGATGAGGATGCTCTAgctatttcattttcttttcattcttaCAAATATCCAGTGTTGAGTGAGCAAGAAGTCCAAGGAGTAACGATTCAGCCTCATGAAGATTTAACATATGATCAAGACAACATTGGAGGACTTGTGAGATTGAATGATAAAGATTCGTTGAAATATTTTTCCTCTCCAGAAGTAGAAAGTTCAAGTTTTGAAATGATTGAAAATCAACTTGTCCCAACAAGTTTTAAAGATGAAAGTTTTCAGATTAACACAGACATAATATGCAGCCTTCAATTTTATAGAAGAAGATGGTAAGAATGATTCTTTGCAAGATTTTAATGAATCTATTTTGGAGTCATTTCACTTTGAAGATACAATGATGTTATTTGAAGGTTTATCTAGTGAGGCttgtgttagaaataaagctaAATCTTTCTATGTTGAAGTTTTTctgaaaatatgaaagaaaaagaagctTTTGAAATGAATTTAGAGCAAGAAAGCAGCCAAGTTGTTAAAGCGTTGCAGTTTCCAGAATTTTCAGAGGTTTTGAAAGACATTTCTTTCTGTGAAGAGGAAATcatatgtcaatttttgtcatccattgaaggagaaggctcttctacagtaaGCTCAGGTATTGATGCATTTCATGCTTTGGCTGTGGATAGGGAGTTTTCAGATTTGATTGTAGTAAAGAAAGATGAAGGTTTTTCAGCTAGTGTAGATCCTATGCTTGatgaagtctttctttattccaagATCGATATAAATGTTGAAAGTTCTTTTAAGAGTGATGGTTTTAatagtagaaattttgaagatgATGCAACCATTCCTTAAAAAATCTTCGATTCTTATTATTttcaatcaaaaataaaaaaatacttgaATAGTACCATGCAGGGAGTTCAAGAAAATTCATAAATTTATGATGAAAGGTGGCTTTTTGAAGATGAGTATTTATACAGGTTTTTCTCACACATCATTAATCTGAGAGTTAACAATGAAGCAACCGCCAGAGAGTCATTATCATTTGCTACATTTCATGGCCACAATCCATTGTTGAGGAAGGACTCATATTTTTACCTGCTAGTTAACGGTTTTGCATGAGCAACCTGGAGTTTCTCCGAGGTAAAGGGATTTCCCACCCTTGTACATACTTGCAAATAAAGTTTTGGTTTTTCATAGGCTTTAGtggttttggcttgttagttttcaGTTCTTGGCCTGTTCCCCTTCATCCATCTACAAAGTAGTGCCCTTTATTCCTACAATTTCtctgactctgttgcccaatggataaggcactggtctcaccTAGAGATGTTCTGGATTCTTTTCATCCTTGTATTCCTCATCCCCCAGTCAGAGGCAATGTTACCTTCCATATTTTCGCTTGCACTATGTCTCCCGTGTCCTTAAAATAAGGAGTGTTCATTTAGTCAGGGCTTGTGTAAGTCTTGGTTTTTGTCTTATTGAAGTTTTGCTTGAACTAAACCTATCAGTTGAACCTctgcaaagttcaaagttcaatttCGACCGGAGCGGGTTGTATCGCAGCTTTAGTTTTTATGAGTGTAaggtctttgtaatttttggtcattgaacttgaactttgaaccttctttggtccaaggttcaaggttcaaaggttcaacacacagctaaatatgaagacaaagtgacaaatgaagcaTATTATGGGAAAAGTCTATAATTTTGAACCTTCTGGTTGAAccccgcaggttcaaggttcaaggttcaaggtctgTAGGTTCAAGGTTTGTAGGTTCAAGGTTAAAAGTTCAAGTTCGAGGAGTTTGCAGGTTcagagtgtgtgagttcaaaattcaatgagttcaataatccaataacattggcatgtatattgtttgtagttttcaatgcaacctgtaaccatgaATTTTTCGAGTCTTTATTTTTAGATAGAAAAATCAGTCTCTATGCCGGGGAAATAACTATCAATTAAACCATTGGATCACGCTAAATTgttgatatgttttagaaaacctaattttctaaatcctcactggagagattggaaaaatattatTGCGTTCAAAATTTATTGATCTCTAAGTACGAGTCTATAAAAATTATGAGAAAAagattattatgagaagctcactGTGGGGATTCTTTTGAAATGGTGATCCAGCTAATAATTTATCCTGGAGATATAAAAAATATGCCTACCtatcaacacataattagatgtgtttaatttGAATTTTGTacaaatatttcttagaaaggaatggaggataaaagatttgaagctaaAAAAATAAGAGTTGTCAGGAAGAAGACAAAAGAATTATAATTTCTCATGAACCACTACTCTTGAAACATGGGtaaatgagtttgactcaaaaactacacagttgaaccctgatagcaatatcatagtttgacttgctgtggaaaatacctcctacttatcaattgatgagctaaaggggctctataatgaatgtttcataaggcacaacacttgctgaaggttttgcaaatggagtcgcaagctaagtgggtttaaccttggagggaactccgtGGTTAAGCGCACTTGagctggagtagtactgggatgggtgacctcccaggaagtcctagtgcttcacccctgtgagcatcacctagatgcaatgagtgctaagtggaccattcattctcatgagagataggTTCTTGTGAACCATTACTCATGAAACATGgctcaatgagtttgactcaaaaactacacagttgaaccttgatagcaatatcatagtttgacttgctgtagaaaatacctcctacttatcaattgatgagctaaatggGGAGCTAAAtgggctctataatgaatgtttCATACGACACAACactttttgaaggttttgtaaatggggttgcaagctaagtgggtttaaccttggagggaactctgTGGTTAAGTGCGCTTGAactggagtagtactgggatgggtgacctcctgggAAGTCCTTGGGAAGTCCCAGTGCTTCACCCCTGTGagaatcacctagatgcaatgagtgctaagtggaccattcattctcatgagagataggttcttgtgaaccactactcgtgaaacatgggtcaatgagtttgactcaaaaactacatagttgaacctTGATaccaatatcatagtttgacttgttgtggaaaatacctcctactcatcaattgatgagataaaggggctctataatgaatggttcataaggcacaacactttctgaaggttttgcaaatggggttgcaagctaagtgggtttaacatTGGAGGGAACTCCATGGTTAAACACGCTTGAGctggagtagtattgggatgggtgagCTCTCAGGAATTCCTATtgcttcacccctgtgagcatcacctagatgcaatgagttctAAGTGGACCactcattctcatgagagatagtttcttgtgaaccactactcgtgaaacatgggtcaatgagtttgactaaaaaactacatagttgaaccctgatagcaatatcatagtttgacttgttgtggaaaatacctcctacttatgaATTTAGTTTTTTATTATGTCAAAATATTAAAGTTGCAAGACATTTAATCACGGGTTCAGGTTTCTTTAGGTGCCAATCTATTCCATTTCAGCTATGTTTATGTTTTTGGATGGgatttgaattatttattttttgatgtCTAGTTGGTGGTCTAATCATATTAGCAACTTCAAATTGTTGTTCTTGTCCATTTAATAGATCACCAAAAATTTGGTTATAATTTTTATGAGTAGGTGATTATAAATCATCCACTAGTGTTTGATGTGCATGTAAATAAGGTAACTGAATTAGGGCAGTTGTCAAAACAATTCTATTTTCAATAAAGAGTTTGTAAACAACAAAGATTATGTTCCAAACCAACAAGATTGGCTAGCAACATATTAGACTGGCTTCAAGTCATCAGAACAATTGTTAGTTCCTGCTCGTAGGAAACTATAGCGGAGGCTATTTTTCTTAACACATTATTAATCTGAGCACGCCCAACCAATCAAACAATGTTTTGTTGTAAAATTTTCCCTATTTCCTTAGTTTTTTTCTGGTAAAGATGCATATTATTTATGTGAATTTGGTGCAGAAGAACCTAACACAAAtgcacaaaaggagtctataagaggataaaaatcaattcataaggatattcaattacattttcatttataatttcatttcgagtcaatatgaatcaatatctaaggctaaaagagcccattgtaataaGTTGTTCAAGTTGTCCTAATAAgctcttgaattagtcatttggtaaaatttgtataaaataacctttgaggggtaaaatggtaacaaaaatacattattattccatcctaatatgttttgaaggttcttttgaaagtttaaagtcatttgagtcaaaagttgtaaaatgcaacttttcaaaagttgtaaaaagaccaaaatgggaagttgtatggtcataagagggaGTTGgatagttgtaacttccatgtgaagatgaaaaggctataaaacctctgTAATGGTCATTCATAAAAGTgtgtaaaaattggagaaggaattgaaaagcattggaaatattttggtatcatattttcattgttttcaatctcttgttttgtggtcttgaaagttttcctcttgtttccaagcTTGGTACGACCATGTACAACCTAGAAATAAGTGTATTTCTACAATTATAGTGTAGTATATTGAatcatattttcatttattttggtttgagttgatttcactcagttttgagaaagttatgagtgttttggtgaaaaccgtttagAACTACCCAAAAACCCTGATTCACGGCGGCCAgttttggaaaaatcatcataacttttgatttaaccgttggatctttctataaattggataataaTTCTATAACTATCATTTATAGAATCGGACCGGAGGGACTGTTTGGATATttaatattttaagagttattaatgactatGCATGattgtaatttcatgaccagaatagagtaaatttcatagtttgggaaaattcttggttttcatttgcaagaaatgaatagatgaagggtttaaatgattcatatttaatGCATGATAAATGGATCTACAATCATGATGGATTGAtatctatggagaagatttgataatggttatttgattgatgattttgtggggaaatatatgacaatgcctctaacatgttggaagatttgtgttaaTAATTGAACTTCACGAATGATTTGAGGTTATTggttggattttcatgatgctttgcatcaGAATTATTATGCTCGAGATTTTTGGCATGTTGAATATTTGGACGGTTTGCAGTGGTTTAGGCAGTTCTAAATGAGAGAGAACACACCTCTCCAGAGGCAGGTGCAGGGTCATCAAAGTAGAGTCCTTGACGTTGGTTTGAAATAGATGGCCATCAGGGAAAAAATTATAGAGGTCAGATATACAAAAAACATACATCTTCAGAGCTAGGACTGTCAAAGAAGGGTTCCCGACGATAGCTTGGCAAAGGTCAGATCTAGGGAATGTTGTCGAATGCAGGATGCAAATAAAAGAATGCATTGGTCTGCATGCTGGACACTTGCGGGTTGTCCTGCGGGGCATCGATCTATGCAGTGCTTCTTATTAAATAAGCATAAAGATAATAAACAATGCAAAAACCATTGTTTGGATTTGTGCTTCCAATTGTTTCATGGCTTTGCTGTAAGTTTGGCTTTTCTATAGCTTTTAGTTGTACTCGTGCAATTTTTTGTGTgtattgtttgtttgtttattcaTTTCATTGTCCCATACACCAAAAGCTAGGTTTAATataatataaaaccctaatttaACAACTAGGCATTCAAGATCTCTACAGGTGGAAAATTATTGTCTGGGAAAACAAACCCATCGCATCGGGTTTCATACGTTTGCAACCAGTCATATAGATAACATCTAATAGTCACTCAACAGTGCTTTTACTTTCATGCattgtatttttagggttttgtgttttGGCTGGGATAGGCTTTGAACGTGGGTGTTCCCTCTGAGTGTTTAGTTTAAGGATATTCTTAGTTTCGAGGGCAGTTGTGAACACTATTTCTATTAATTATAATAGCTCTCTTCTTTTGCTAGTGAATTTAATGATGCACTTAAAGCAATGGGAAATATGATGTAAAAAGTTTAGGATTTTAATATATACAGTTCATAATTAGTATTTCCATTCCACGAATCCTAACACACTTATATCGGTATAAATGGGATATTGATAGAATTGAATTATTGTTCCTTTAAGTTTTAGTGCTTCAATCATGATTGTAGACATATCAAGAAGTTGAGAAGTGAATGAGtgaaaaaacacaaaaagagagATAAATACGAGGAATTATCATGGATAAAGCTATTCTGGATAAAATATTAACAAGTTTGGGGCTGTCCATTATTATCTCAATCaaatcaacaagaattagaaacaTATTGAATTTAgtcaagtgaatttatcttttctGGATAAATCTGTGTAATTTACGACTATTTCCTACTGGTACTTACTAAACAAATTTGTTAACTGATGAATTTCTTTGCAAGAGGGATATGCCTAGGTGAGGAATTTCCACTTATTAAGTTattcttattttgttgttgatACTCTAGGTGTCAGGACTGTCACAAAATCTTTATTTGCATCTGTATTGTCTGTTCAATCCTCTGTATATTATTTATATCTAGTTTTCTTGCCTTTAACGCATGAATGAAACATGTCTTGAGCTCTTCTTGGTCATACAAACCATGAGCGGGTTGTTTGCTTGAGCAAACTGAAGTTTACAATGAACGATCACAATCCAATCACAACTTGCCAATAGGGAGGCTGCAGGGCATCAATTTGTGCAATATTGGTAATTGTTTGGTGGATCTATGCTTTAGGTTTGTCTTTTCCCTACATCTCATTGCTATACTCATGCTAGGTTATTATCTTATTTTTGTTTTCAACAGTTCGTACCTCTACCTTCTCTTTGAATGGTTTTGCAATATAGAACAAAGCAAGTGGGGTTTGTATTGGGGTATGGCCAATTTAGGCCTTTCCCAATAACATGTACTGGTTAAGGGCTACATGATTGCCCTGTATTCTATATGCTGCCTTCTTTTAAACCCATGTTAGATTTAGACCATTACTACCATGATGTTGCAGATCACAACATTCTTTGTAGATTGCTCTTTGCATTGCCATTGTGATTATTATGCGTACTGTTTTTGAGAATTCAACATAAAAGAATCAATTTCCTCTACACTTAGAAATGCGTGCCTCAACCCCATAATCAGTACACCAGGAAATAACCATAGCGCTGAGAGGAAAAATCCTCTGGTGTTTTTATGGCTGTGTAGGTGCGAATCCTACTAAAATTAATGTTGATTAGCAGTATGACAATTGCAAAAATCTCTATCAGTCAAAATACTCAACTCCGAAATCTGATATGATATGATTCTTAGAATACCCTCCAATGCAAAAAGAACCAATTGTTACAAAGAATCTAAATTATTTATGGATTGTTATAATTTTGAAACCCTCATTCAGCCAAACATGATAGATTATGCAGGTAGATTTAGCTCCTACCAAATTCAAACAGTGCCAATTGGGCAAGCTTGGTAGCTATTGAACATGTATAACATAACAGATTGAGAAGCTGCAACCGCTCATAATGGAAGTGGAAGTGGTCCAATGCTTAAATGGTTTGTTGATTGGAGATCTTTGCAACTATTAGATAACCTTGTGCAAGTATAAGCATTGGTGCTTAGCCTTTTGCAAGCATTTCTGAGCAAAGCACTTAGTAATTTAGTTTGATTTCAGTCATAAAGTTTCCTATCTATTTGCCAAGTTACAAGATTTTGGTGTACCAagctatttaaaattcaaaatatggaTTTATGTTTTAAATCGGAGTTCACAGATTTTGAACTAATTAATTGAGTTATATCGGATTAAGCTATTTTGATATTTGCATTTGGTTGTTAATGTTTGTTTTCCAAGTTGCAACATCAATTATCTGTTTTGGCACTGATTTTGTTGTAGATAGCAACCAAAATTAACAAAGGAAGGTATGTTTGTTGCCTTTCActttgtcctttttctttctcttttgtcacTCTTCTATGGAATCTTTACCCTGTTTTTCGTTTTTGGTCTGTTTTAGCAATTTGTATGAATTGTTGATAAAATTGAAGTTGGAGATTTTGTCTCCCTAGTTGTATATTCTTTAAAATTGAAGATGTTTATCTGAGAAAATTCAGTTGAAGCAAAGTGTTTACATCATGTTATTGTAGCGTATTTCTATGCTCTGTCCATTTTAGTTCCAACATTCTGACGCCTTTGTATTGTACACTATGTACTTCAGTTCCTATGAGATTTAAATTCTCTGTGGACTATTTTAAGCTAATCTTCATGTTGTTAATTTTGCAGGGTTTTGAATACAAAAGCTTTGAACAGCCAGGAAGCTCACAGAAAAGCCCCAAATAGCCAAAAATTTTACTAATTCAAAAAAACCAAATTTTACATATATTTGtcaagggtttcaggtcccttcaaaagcTATTATATGAGGTTTCGGGtaccctcaaaacctatttatcctaataaaaaatatatttgatcatatttattaattaattgaaagtaaaaaataatttaaaaatatgataaatcaattaaaaatatcaTTGCAATGTGGCTGTACTTCACAACACTTATGTAGTCAGCAAAAAGATGGCAAACATCCATTCAAACATCGAATACCCATTATACTGATTTTTTCAAAACGATCAAAGCTGCATTCTGAAATCTACATAGACAATAAGTTAAACAGACACTGTCCCTTATGCTTGTAATCAAGAGAAAATGGATACAGAGCAATATACACTCCTATTTATTCTGCTAAGAACTTACTATTATTGCTTGACACAGATACGCACACTcacgcacacacacatataaaacCTATTCGACTGCATAAAGACTTCCACTTGAAGTTGAGGTAGAATTAGACTGTGAATCACCATTACCGCAGAAAATAATTTTGTAGTCGCTGCCGCCTGGGCAAGTAAAGGTGCTGGTGGGATCATCCTTGGCATAGCTGTAGGCCAACGGGCATTCTCGCTTGAAAAATTGAGAGTAGCCGGTAGGAGGGCAGTTATCGAGGAAGGATCCCGTACAGCAGTATGCTGGAGTGTTGAATGCAGCACACGCACTTCTGCACCCATCGACGACCTTTAACTCTCCGGGGCACTTTGAATTTATGTCGCTATTGCAGGCGATTCTCTTGCAGTTTGTGTTGGAAAGAACGACAGTCATGCGGAGGTTGAATCCATCGACGAGAGAGATGTCGTAGAAGTCCAGGTTCTGGTATTGATTGAGAGCGTACTCTAAAAGCGTTGAGGGAACGCCTCCAGATCCCTGGCAGTTGAGTAATCCCCCGCAGTCGCCAGTGTTGCATCTGCCTCGACCGTTCCCATCGAAGGAGCAGCCGGTGCGACCCCAAAATCTTCCCCGTGCCCCGCCCGGCACATTTACCCGCCATGactgtcccctctttagctctatcCCTCCCCCGAATGGAGTCCCTGCCGCCCACACTGTGTAAGGGCACTGGTTTTCTATGTCGAAGTTCACACCTTCCACTCCTACAcatcaaaataatgaaaattgtTAAAGTGGGTcttgctcaaattgaatggctcaaaAGAGTAGGGTCAATAATTCTATTGTGTCCATATTATCTATGATTCATAATTAAGATATTAGAGAGCTCAATTTTTCGGATCATACTTTATGATTTATAATATAAAACAATAATGTATAATCATACAATTGTGTTCTTAAGCTTTTGATCCATCAAGAAGTGTGA from Cryptomeria japonica chromosome 3, Sugi_1.0, whole genome shotgun sequence harbors:
- the LOC131066828 gene encoding pathogenesis-related thaumatin-like protein 3.4 — translated: MARAILWVLLTVMAVSLLLHAGVEGVNFDIENQCPYTVWAAGTPFGGGIELKRGQSWRVNVPGGARGRFWGRTGCSFDGNGRGRCNTGDCGGLLNCQGSGGVPSTLLEYALNQYQNLDFYDISLVDGFNLRMTVVLSNTNCKRIACNSDINSKCPGELKVVDGCRSACAAFNTPAYCCTGSFLDNCPPTGYSQFFKRECPLAYSYAKDDPTSTFTCPGGSDYKIIFCGNGDSQSNSTSTSSGSLYAVE